GCGCCAGTAGACAAACCAAAGGACGAGCCCAAGCCCGCGCCGCAAGACCCATCGGTGTTGGCGTCTGGGCCCGTGGGTGGGCCGGATGGAAACCCGCCGTATCCCAATGGGGCCACGCCGACCATGATCCCCGGCAAGACAATTCCGATGGCCGATAACCCGCCTGGGTGGGATCAGAACATGGCTCCCGGACCGCAACGCGATCAGGCATGGAAGGACTACCTGTCGGGTAAGAATCCGGACGGCAGCCAACGTGCACCCGGAACGCCGCCGCTGGCGTTGCCTAAGCCGGAAGCTGTGAGTGACAAGGGGTTACGTGTTATTGGTGCGGCCGGACGTCAGCAAGGCGTTTCGTATGCCTGGGGTGGCAACAAGTCTGTGGGCGGGCCAACTCAAGGGACGCTTGCGGGGGACCCGCCCGACGGCGGCGCACATCGGTATCACGATGACCAGCGCACAGGTTTCGACTGTGGGGGACTCGTGCGCTATTCGACTCAGCAGGGCGCCGGATACGATGTGTTCCAGCGGGCGGACGGTCTGGATTCTGGTGCGGGCACGGACCGGATCGACAAGAGTCAGCACCTTACGCCGGTATCCGGCGGGGCCAGAATTCCCTCCGGGAAGATCTCGAGTATCGCGCAGCCGGGCGACATTCTTGTCTTCGAGACCCCGGGCAGCGGTCATGAAGCATTTAGCGGCAACAACACTCAGCACACCGGTATATATGTCGGTAATGGATACATGATCAATGCGCCTGAATCGGGAAAGCCTGTCAGGTTGGACAATGCGGACGAGGATAGCCGTATGACAGACGTGTTGAGGCTCAAGTGATGAGGGTGTTGCTTGCCGGACTGCTGATGGTGTTGGTGGGTTGCACGCAAGCACCCACTGCGACAACGGAACCTCCCGCGCCGCCGGACAGTAGCACCCTGACTCTGAGTGTTGCGGAAGTGCGTGAGATAACGCCGCCTGCACTCGAATCAGAGCCCGACTTCGACCTGCATAAGCCATACACCGACCCGCAGCCTGATCTCGACATGTCTGTCGCGTGCCAAAAACTGTTCAACCAGGACCAGAAGTTCGGTGAGGGGTGGACGAACTTCCGCACCCTCACATATTCCGGGCCGAGCAACATTGGAATCAAGCAGAGCATCGCTGTATACCCAGACCGCAACGCAGCCCAAGCGGTCTTCGGCGGAATCCAGGACAACCTGTCGGCCTGTCAGAAAAGCTATCCCGTCGCGCGTTACGGCGCTCCATACACGCTGAGCAAGCTAGCAGGCGATGACAAGACCGTCATGGCCCAGTACGCCGACACCGTCAACGGACCGGGCAGTGTCGAGCTGTATCGACTGGACGAGCAAGTGATCATCGATGTCAGCGCCGCCCACTTTTCCACCGACCCGCATGTGGCTGAAACCGTCTTGCAACGGATTCGAGAGAAACTGCGTTCTCGCGCGTGACTGCCAAGAGGTATGCCCAATGACGAAGCCGCAGCCCCAACTAGATCCGCCGCGGCTGGAGCTGGCCGCGGGCTTGTACGACATGGCGTCCTGGCAGCTCGACGTATTCCTCGATGACGCTGCTGGCTACGGTATTTCGCCAAAGGACGCCGCGAGCCTTCAGGCACTGGTTGACCTGATGCGGTGGCAAGCCGAGGGGTACCGGCGTTATGCGGCGAAGATGCGCGCCGAAGACGAGATGGTCGACGCCTACTTCGCGGGTGATGTGGTGGTGCCGAACACTGCGGCAGCTTTCGAGGCATCGATCACCCGCCCCGACCATCCGCCCTTCCCGAAGCGGTCCGAAGCCATCGATTACCAGCTACTGCGGCCCGTGCGAGAACAACTCGAAGAGGCCCACACAGTGCTCTCTCGTGGCTCCAGGCCGGTGATGGCCTATGCAGCTAAACAGGCCGCGGCGCTTTACTCTTGGTGTCATCCGACGTTGCCTGTGTGACGATCGAAAACGTGCACGGGTAGCGGCATCCCGGAACCTGGCTTGCTTCACGTCACACGAGGCGCATAGCGTCGCTCGCAAGTCCCTTGAAGAGCCGGGACGCTCCGAGAGAGCATGCGCTGTACTAAGCGCACGCCGAGAAGCCCTACGCGATCATCGGGTCGATCGCAGACCTCGGCACCAGCACCTGCAACGCCCCGTACGAGTCCGGCAGTATCGCGCCCTGGTCGAAGAAGAACATCACTCCGTCGTTGAGTACCGCGAAATTCTGGTAGTTCGAAG
The nucleotide sequence above comes from Mycobacteroides saopaulense. Encoded proteins:
- a CDS encoding C40 family peptidase, with the protein product MVTPADIEKWNPDKLLAVIGTAESAHKSLEKLGENYDGTKRSLSDWGGLTAEAWKAQHGKLRTDITEQGRQAKAVADAMKPLYDEVLAVKREYQDIKGTVERNASFDSSGATVHWKLNPNGTINTGGASLDYQSAMVKQDLEQRMQNVLTKATTVDADIANALRAITSGGVPTIGGQAPVDKPKDEPKPAPQDPSVLASGPVGGPDGNPPYPNGATPTMIPGKTIPMADNPPGWDQNMAPGPQRDQAWKDYLSGKNPDGSQRAPGTPPLALPKPEAVSDKGLRVIGAAGRQQGVSYAWGGNKSVGGPTQGTLAGDPPDGGAHRYHDDQRTGFDCGGLVRYSTQQGAGYDVFQRADGLDSGAGTDRIDKSQHLTPVSGGARIPSGKISSIAQPGDILVFETPGSGHEAFSGNNTQHTGIYVGNGYMINAPESGKPVRLDNADEDSRMTDVLRLK
- a CDS encoding sensor domain-containing protein, whose translation is MRVLLAGLLMVLVGCTQAPTATTEPPAPPDSSTLTLSVAEVREITPPALESEPDFDLHKPYTDPQPDLDMSVACQKLFNQDQKFGEGWTNFRTLTYSGPSNIGIKQSIAVYPDRNAAQAVFGGIQDNLSACQKSYPVARYGAPYTLSKLAGDDKTVMAQYADTVNGPGSVELYRLDEQVIIDVSAAHFSTDPHVAETVLQRIREKLRSRA